One window of Chloroflexus aggregans DSM 9485 genomic DNA carries:
- a CDS encoding phosphohexomutase domain-containing protein: MSVYRRPLLQAWEAAYTAELTLDQLRRRAATVGAALAGQRARCLIAFDTRFLANLLAQTLAHDLAAQGVTVVLADAPAPLPAIHHALDQRIADCALYVSARNRPYYIGGLLLVADDQSGLSLDPARDPLPPIVFPPTNPFKETIDLRSPYRDALRHTLDLDAIRRLPLTFFVDAMAGTTAGMVTALFGEGGQARAIEINRDPDPLFARGAPHPFESPLNRLRKLVRESDSHLGVALAGDGTALAVVDPSGEVLDPFEASLLLAAHVAQYHRQRGLVIAPPPSPHSSLRAQPKQLAAWQEANGMKIELAGDSLHGERQPVVAMTTAGEVLLGRWSTCPDGLLAGLLFCEAAARSNGGLRALCAALRSQFSA; the protein is encoded by the coding sequence GCGACCGTTGGTGCAGCACTGGCTGGCCAGCGCGCGCGCTGCCTGATTGCCTTCGATACCCGCTTTCTCGCGAACCTCTTGGCCCAAACCTTGGCCCACGATCTGGCGGCGCAAGGGGTGACAGTCGTGCTGGCCGACGCGCCGGCGCCGTTGCCGGCCATTCACCACGCCCTTGATCAACGGATAGCCGATTGTGCGCTCTACGTATCGGCGCGGAATCGGCCATATTATATCGGTGGCTTGCTCTTAGTTGCTGATGACCAGAGTGGGTTGAGTCTTGATCCGGCACGTGATCCACTCCCACCGATTGTCTTTCCACCGACGAATCCGTTTAAAGAGACGATTGATCTACGCTCGCCATACCGCGATGCGTTGCGCCATACCCTCGATCTCGATGCGATCCGGCGCTTGCCGCTGACGTTTTTTGTTGATGCAATGGCCGGTACCACCGCCGGTATGGTGACGGCGCTGTTCGGTGAGGGTGGGCAGGCGCGCGCGATTGAGATTAACCGCGATCCCGATCCTCTCTTTGCGCGGGGTGCGCCGCATCCATTCGAGTCGCCGCTCAACCGGTTGCGCAAGTTAGTACGCGAAAGCGACTCACACCTCGGTGTTGCGCTGGCCGGAGATGGAACGGCGCTGGCCGTGGTTGATCCGTCGGGCGAGGTGCTCGATCCGTTCGAGGCGAGCCTATTGTTGGCCGCTCATGTGGCTCAGTATCACCGGCAGCGAGGGTTGGTGATCGCTCCCCCACCATCGCCACACAGCTCCTTGCGCGCACAGCCAAAGCAGTTGGCAGCCTGGCAAGAGGCGAATGGAATGAAGATCGAGTTAGCCGGTGATAGCCTGCACGGTGAACGGCAGCCGGTCGTGGCAATGACGACCGCAGGCGAGGTATTGCTCGGTCGCTGGAGTACATGTCCTGATGGTTTACTGGCCGGGTTGTTGTTCTGCGAGGCGGCAGCACGGAGTAATGGTGGGTTGCGTGCGCTCTGTGCCGCGTTGCGCAGCCAATTTAGTGCATAA
- a CDS encoding 2-phospho-L-lactate transferase CofD family protein, whose translation MKNIFNRLNALRYLIPSLSLTFAGVVLLSLGVAYLFIHAYRTVEGLPDVVWWLTLQFLPRPWRGVLLLGAGLAVLAGGIWQLSGVVVIPRPSQLPADGELVLGYDRAKRPRRIAVISGGAGMLVLSGLSEQVDRMTCIVPVTDPVEYYYRASGLLNQPNVYYVVPTPMPLEVIAELDDSTLIDVRHIHLHPELADRRVQRLRLTQANPPPLTRVTVEALQEADAIVLGPGSLFESILPNFLLAEFAEAVRKSPAKKIFVCNLMTEPGRTTGFRVADHIRAIKEYAGITPDYVLVNAQRIDPETTRIYAAAHQSPVYLDPGDYEELATLPGDVHGRRGVIIEGSMVIEADLSAAVIQYTTSLDNPQQSRAVRVLRHDGQKLTAALLELLRRV comes from the coding sequence ATGAAGAACATCTTTAACCGTCTCAATGCGCTGCGCTACCTCATCCCATCCCTCTCCCTCACCTTCGCCGGTGTCGTGTTGTTGTCGCTCGGTGTTGCCTATCTGTTTATTCACGCCTACCGCACTGTTGAAGGATTGCCCGATGTTGTCTGGTGGCTAACGCTCCAATTCCTTCCCCGTCCGTGGCGGGGGGTCTTGTTGCTTGGCGCCGGTTTGGCCGTCTTGGCCGGTGGGATCTGGCAATTGAGCGGTGTCGTGGTGATCCCGCGTCCTAGTCAATTACCTGCCGATGGCGAACTGGTGTTAGGCTACGACCGCGCCAAACGACCGCGCCGGATTGCAGTGATTTCGGGTGGCGCCGGCATGCTGGTGTTATCGGGCTTGAGCGAACAGGTTGATCGCATGACCTGCATCGTTCCGGTCACCGATCCAGTAGAGTACTATTATCGGGCTTCGGGATTGCTCAATCAACCAAATGTCTACTACGTGGTGCCAACGCCGATGCCACTCGAAGTCATTGCCGAACTTGACGATAGTACGCTGATAGATGTGCGGCACATCCACCTACATCCCGAATTGGCCGATCGGCGGGTGCAGCGATTGCGTTTGACACAAGCCAACCCACCGCCGTTAACTCGAGTAACGGTGGAGGCCTTGCAAGAGGCCGATGCGATTGTGTTGGGGCCGGGAAGCCTGTTTGAAAGTATTCTGCCGAATTTCTTGCTGGCCGAGTTTGCCGAGGCAGTGCGCAAGAGTCCGGCCAAAAAGATCTTTGTCTGCAATCTCATGACCGAGCCGGGACGAACGACCGGCTTTCGCGTGGCCGATCATATTCGGGCAATTAAGGAGTATGCCGGGATTACCCCAGATTATGTGTTGGTGAATGCACAACGGATCGATCCAGAAACGACACGTATTTATGCCGCTGCCCATCAATCGCCGGTCTATCTCGACCCTGGCGATTACGAAGAGTTGGCGACGTTGCCGGGTGATGTACATGGCCGGCGTGGAGTGATTATCGAAGGAAGTATGGTAATCGAGGCTGATCTGTCGGCTGCGGTGATCCAATATACGACCTCACTTGACAATCCACAACAGAGTCGCGCAGTCCGGGTATTGCGCCACGATGGTCAAAAGCTGACGGCAGCTCTGCTCGAATTGTTGCGGCGGGTGTGA
- a CDS encoding SGNH/GDSL hydrolase family protein: MSLPPIYRILLISFAVLLGLGAASGTLQPPAVAQPLNRELYVQPGPDGQIDVVMPYRFALTFTTRGISAWRDLRRDPAGNHNLVASDSVLVQVQTSANQPIITTPMLMHSSPVRVQITYTTGPTTVTYEVWAGGQIAITVNGPATISGPHLAPDTSTGAFLQPVAITPSSQHWLLFLDAWAGEALPKTTTAPSLAGIASTSGVGLAASGAVEITPSNGIVRYPRLRVRNWTGGEPSVQRAGVTLAPGIDYVTEYDEATGDLIVQYLHLLPPGSTSTRTFTIRPAQSEPVLALTILDANGTPRPIDPVTGMLIIDADLPAASSPAPGPLTTKDVFQIPYIQTDPVLRLQATVTDPPSGFDGVRFTVSGPGFTQTIDDTTAGDGWQATITLPRRAEYTVTATILVNGTTGSLSRTIAPVGYGRVFISIGDSITAGKWGFYRVPPGSTLTGASDGYPFTSPPVSGSGYPRSSDGRNYPQADNTQADSTGYTNIYYAGYQIELNNLLTTCLNSPVFIVNDGFSGIRTARDLYGNTTGSDRIGTAGYLNVLGKAAVYRQHITDLGAEQILLQVGTNDATATSTTNIYNNLMPASVYKEDLRAVINALRQDRPDLALWVARLPWRNDGTASQATTRRTTTQAFNSSIVALVDELDDTAPIRLGPDFYSYFDAHQDQIITTNPSNGSADNIHPTTAGFSAMATLWANVLCTDLPPEPDPSPTPTNTPSLTPTSTATASPTATPTATATPTATPTATATATATTTPTATTTATTTATTTPTATTTATPTVTLTPGGAASTQATIYIPLVNR, from the coding sequence ATTAGGGGCGGCGAGTGGAACGTTGCAACCACCTGCCGTAGCCCAACCGCTTAATCGCGAATTGTATGTGCAACCAGGGCCTGATGGACAGATCGATGTGGTCATGCCATACCGCTTTGCCCTCACGTTCACTACTCGCGGTATCAGTGCATGGCGTGACTTACGACGCGATCCGGCAGGGAACCATAATCTCGTTGCATCCGATTCGGTCTTGGTGCAAGTGCAAACATCGGCAAACCAACCGATCATCACTACGCCGATGCTCATGCACTCATCACCCGTGCGTGTGCAAATCACCTACACCACCGGTCCTACCACCGTAACCTATGAAGTATGGGCCGGTGGTCAGATTGCCATAACTGTTAACGGCCCGGCCACCATCAGCGGTCCTCATCTCGCTCCCGATACCAGTACCGGAGCTTTTCTCCAACCGGTCGCGATCACACCGTCGAGCCAACATTGGCTCCTCTTCCTCGATGCGTGGGCCGGTGAGGCGTTACCTAAAACAACTACTGCCCCGTCATTAGCCGGTATCGCTTCAACATCCGGAGTCGGATTAGCAGCCAGCGGAGCGGTGGAGATTACTCCATCGAACGGGATCGTGCGCTATCCGCGCCTACGAGTGAGAAACTGGACCGGTGGTGAACCATCGGTCCAACGCGCCGGTGTGACCCTTGCTCCCGGCATTGATTATGTGACCGAGTATGATGAGGCGACCGGTGATCTGATCGTCCAGTATCTCCACCTACTGCCACCCGGTTCAACATCAACTCGAACCTTTACCATCCGTCCGGCACAAAGTGAACCGGTGCTCGCCTTAACGATTCTCGATGCCAACGGCACACCGCGCCCGATCGATCCGGTAACCGGCATGCTGATCATCGATGCCGATCTCCCGGCAGCTTCATCACCCGCCCCTGGCCCACTGACCACCAAAGATGTGTTTCAGATCCCCTATATTCAGACCGATCCGGTCTTGCGGCTGCAAGCAACCGTAACCGATCCGCCCAGCGGGTTTGACGGGGTGCGCTTTACTGTCAGTGGTCCCGGCTTCACCCAGACCATCGACGATACAACGGCAGGCGATGGCTGGCAAGCAACCATTACCTTGCCACGCCGTGCCGAGTATACCGTAACAGCCACCATCCTTGTTAATGGCACTACCGGATCGCTGAGCCGCACCATCGCCCCGGTCGGTTACGGACGAGTGTTCATCAGTATTGGCGACTCGATTACCGCCGGCAAGTGGGGATTTTACCGAGTTCCACCGGGTTCAACCCTTACCGGTGCCAGTGATGGCTACCCATTCACCAGTCCACCGGTGAGCGGTAGCGGATACCCACGCAGCAGTGATGGTCGCAACTATCCACAAGCGGATAATACGCAAGCCGACAGTACCGGCTATACCAATATCTATTATGCCGGTTATCAGATTGAGCTTAACAACCTCTTGACCACCTGTCTCAACAGTCCGGTCTTCATCGTCAATGATGGTTTTAGCGGCATTCGCACCGCTCGTGACCTCTACGGCAATACAACCGGCTCAGACCGGATTGGTACTGCCGGCTACCTCAATGTTCTCGGCAAAGCGGCGGTTTACCGCCAGCATATCACCGATCTCGGAGCCGAACAGATACTCTTACAGGTAGGTACAAACGATGCTACAGCAACATCAACCACCAATATCTACAACAACCTTATGCCGGCCAGTGTGTACAAAGAAGACCTACGGGCGGTGATCAATGCCCTCCGCCAAGACCGCCCCGATCTTGCCTTATGGGTTGCCCGGCTGCCATGGCGCAACGATGGCACGGCAAGCCAGGCAACTACCCGTCGCACCACAACACAGGCTTTCAACAGCAGCATCGTTGCATTGGTTGACGAACTCGACGATACGGCACCGATTCGGCTCGGTCCTGACTTTTACAGCTATTTCGACGCCCATCAGGATCAGATCATCACAACCAATCCGAGTAATGGAAGCGCCGATAACATCCATCCCACCACTGCCGGGTTTAGCGCAATGGCTACCTTATGGGCTAACGTACTCTGTACCGATCTGCCGCCTGAACCCGACCCGAGTCCGACACCAACAAACACGCCTTCGCTAACTCCGACAAGCACTGCTACTGCTAGCCCAACGGCGACACCGACGGCGACGGCGACACCGACGGCCACTCCGACGGCGACAGCCACGGCGACGGCCACGACGACACCGACGGCCACGACGACGGCCACGACGACGGCCACGACGACACCGACGGCCACGACGACGGCCACTCCGACCGTTACCCTGACGCCAGGTGGCGCAGCATCAACCCAAGCTACGATCTACATCCCCTTAGTCAATCGGTAA